The sequence below is a genomic window from Streptomyces sp. NBC_00289.
GCACATCGCGGACGACGGCGAGATCTGGCTGCGCGGCGACAACATCTTCCAGGGCTACCTCAACAACCAGAAGGCCACCGACGCGACCCTGCACGACGGCTGGCTGGCCACCGGTGACATCGGCGCGCTGGACGAGGACGGCTTCCTGACCATCACCGGCCGCAAGAAGGAGATCCTCGTCACCTCGGGCGGCAAGAGCGTGTCGCCGGGCGTGCTGGAGGAGCGGGTGCGCGATCACCCCCTGGTCGCCCAGTGCATCGTCGTCGGCAACGACCGGCCGTACATCGCGGCCCTGGTCACCCTCGACCAGGAGGCCGTCGAGCACTGGCTGGCGATGCGCGGCAAACCACAGTTGACCCCGTCGGAACTGGTGCGCGACGCCGACCTGGAGACGGAGGTGAGGCGTTCGGTGGTCGCCGCCAACACCCTCGTCTCCCAGGCCGAGTCGATCCGCACGTTCCGCATCCTCGCCCAGCCGTTCACCGAGGAGCACGGTCTGCTGACGCCCTCGCTGAAGCTGAAGCGCAAGGCGATCGAGAACGCGTACGCCGACGAGGTCGAGGCGCTGTACCACGCCTAGGGTTCACCCGGGGCGGTACAGCGCCGGTGCTAGCCGATGTTCACGCGCAGGATCTTGTCCGCGCCGTCCGCGGCACCTCCGTTGTTGTCGCAGTTGGTCGTCGACAGCCACAGCTGGTCGGCGCCCGGCACCTTGGTGACCGTGCGCAGGCGGCCGTAGGTGCCGACGTAGTACGCCGTCGGGGTGCCGACACTCTCGGCGTCCCCGTTGATCGGGATCCGCCACAGGCGTTCGCCGCGCAGGGACGCCATGTAGACGACGTTGCGGACGATGGCGATGCCGCTGGGCGAGGCCTCCGAGACGTTCCAGGTGGCTTTCGGGTTGGTCATCCCGGCGACGGTGCAGGAGCCCTCGCAGGTCGGCCAGCCGTAGTTGGCGCCCGGCTTGATCAGGTTCAGTTCGTCCTTGGCGCTGTTGCCGAACTCCGCTTCCCACAGACGGCCGTTGCGGTCGAAGGCGAGTCCCTGTGGATTGCGGTGCCCGTAGGAGTAGACGTAGCTGCCGAACGGGTTGCCCGGGGCGGGCTTCCCGTCCGTCGTCATGCGCAGGATCTTGCCGTTGAGGGAGCTCTTGTCCTGTGCCAGGTCGGGCGTCTGGGCCTCGCCGGTGGCGGCGTAGAGATAGCCGTCGGGGCCGAAGGCGAGGCGGCCGCCGTTGTGGTAGCGGTTCTTCTTGATGCCCTGGAGCAGGATCGTGTAGTCGCCGAGCCGGGTCCCGTCGTACGTCATGCGGACCACACGGTTGCCCTCGGACGCGGTGTGCATGAAGTAGACGTGGTGGTCGGTCGCCCACCCGGGGCCGACGGCGACGCCGAGGAGCCCGCCCTCGCCGTTGGTGGTGACGGTGTTCGGGACGGTGCCGACCTGGGTGCGGGTCCCGTCCTTGGCGAGCTTCCAGACCCGGAAGTCGTCCCGCTCGGTGACCACTGCGGTCTTGCCGTCGGGCAGCCAGTTGATGCCCCACGGGATGGTCCAGCCGGTGGAGAGCGTCGAGACCGAGGACGGTACCCCGCCGTCGGTCGCACACGCCTTGGTGGTGAAGGTGACGGTGTTGCTGGGCTGGGAGAGGTTGCCGGCCGCGTCGCGGGCGACGACGTTCAGCGTGTACGGGCTGTCGCAGGCGAGCCCGGTGAGCGTGGCCGACGTACCGCTCGTGACGGAGGTGTAGACCGTGCTGTCGCTGCGCACGTCGTAGGCGGCGACCGCCCGGTCGTCCGTCGAGGCGCCCCAGCTCAGACCGGCGCTGTTCGCCGTGATGCCGGCGACGGACAGCGTTCCCGGCTTCGTCGGCGGGCTGGTGTCGGAGCTGGGCTTGGTGGTGCAGTCGACGACGGGGCTGGCGGCGGACGTGTTGCCGGCCGCGTCGCGGGCGATGACGGTCAGGTTGTAGGTGGTGGCGGGGGTCAGACCAGTCAGCGCCTTCGAGGTCGAACTCCCGGGCGCCTCACCGATCTTGTTGCCGTGTTCGTAGAGGTCGTACGCCGTGACGCCCACGTTGTCCGTCGAGGCGCCCCAGGCCAGCGTGAGCCCGTCCTCGCCGAGGTCCGGGCAGGTGGGCCGGCCGGGGCTGGTCGGGGCCTGGGTGTCGGTGGCCGCGCCGACACCGACGCGGTCGAGGTTGGGGCCACCCTCGGCGGTGGCGGCGGTCGCGCGGATCGTGCCCAAGCCCGCGCCCAGCGGGACGTTCACCGTCCTGGTGGCCCAGGTGTTCCAGTCGGCGGTGGCCGGGAAGGAGACGCCGGAGGCGACGACCGTGCCGCCCACGGAGATGTCCATGGGCCGGTCGGCGGAGGTGCCGTTGGCGTACCTGAAGGTGATCGCGGAGGTGCCCGCGGAGGCCGCGCTCACCGTGAACTCGACGTAGGAGCCTTTGACGTTGGTGTAGTCGACGAACCCCGTGCCGGTGTAGCCGGTGTGGTTGGTGGCCACGGTGCCCTGGGAGATCCGGGCGTCCTCGGCCTGGTAGTCGGTGGCGGCGTGGGCGCTGCCCCGGCTCAGCCCCACGAGCGGCAGGGCGAGGGCCACGGCGAGGCCGTACGGCAGAACTCTTCCGAGATGCATGGCTGTTCCCCTCAGCCCGTGTGCCGGGTGACGATGTCGAGGTGGCCGTACGGCTGCCGGCCGGCGGACCGGTGGGTGAGGCGGCTCGCGGAGTTGACGGGCTTCACCCGGATCAGGCGGGTCTCGCCCGGCCGCAGTGTCGCGCTGTAGGAGTCCGCGATCACGCCTTTGTGGGAGCCCGACCACAGGTCCGTGACGTCACCGGACCCGGTGAAGCCGACCTGCGGCCAGGTCACCCGCACCGTCGCGCTGCCGGACGTGCCGGTGTTGAACAGGGCCACGACGTACTGCCCGTCGCTCTCCTTCTTGCTGAAGACCTGCTGCACACCGCTGTTGACGACGCGTCTGGCGGCCACCCCGTCCTGGTCGACGCCGATCAGCCGGTCGTTGGTCAGCATCGCCCTGTCGACGGAGTCGAGGTGGGTGAGGTCGGTGCCGAGCAGCAGCGGCGAGGCGGCCATCGCCCAGAGGGTGAAGTGGGACCGGCGCTGGTCGGCGGTGAGGCCCACCTGGTCGCCGTTGCCGAGCTCCAGCGAGTCCAGGTCGTTCCAGCCACCGGGACCGGCGTGCGGCTGCCAGGACGCGGCGGTGCCGAAGCGGGCGGAGACGTGGGACCAGTCGGTCAGCGGATAGCCGCTGCCGTTGGCGCCCGGTCCGCAGTAGCACTCGACGTCGCCCTGGGTGCGCCAGCTGTTGGCGAGCTGACGCCAGGTGGCGGCGTCCGCGATCGGAAGGTTGTTGGACAGCGCGTAGTTGACGGGCCGTCCGGTGGCGCGCAGGGCCTTGTCCCAGGCCTGTACGTCGGGGATGTCCTGGCTGCCCACCCCGTCGATCTTCAGGTAGTCGACCCCCCAGGAGGCGAACTGCCGGGCCCACGAGTTCACGAACTCCTGCGCGCCGGGCTTCCCGTAGTCGATGTAGTACATGTTCTTGCAGTTGTAGTTCTTCTCGGTCTTCGAGGTGTCCGCGATGTCCTTGGCGTGGTACGAGGTCCCCTCGATCGGGGTGTTCTTGATGACGGCGTTCCTGGCGATGCCGGGCGTGACGTAGAAGCCGAACTTCAGGCCCTTGGAGTGGACGTAATCGGCCAAGGCCCTGATGCCGCCAGGGAACTTGGCCGCGTCCACGGTCCAGCGGCCGTAGGAGTCGACGACGAAGCCGTTGTCGTCGCACTTCTGCCAGAAGTCGTCGAGGTTGACGTACACGAAGCCGTGGTCCTTGAGGCCGGTCGACACCAGGGCGTCGGCCTGCGCCTTCAGCTTCGCCTCGGTGGGGGTGCGGCGTACGAAGCTCCAGCTGCTCCAGCCCATGGCGGGGCGCAGCGACTGGCCGTTGTCGGAGGCGGCCGCCGGGCGGGCGCCGGCAAGGAGTGGGATCGCCGAGGCGATCAGCAGTCCGATCACGGCCACGACCAGTGATCTGACGCGGGTGATACCCGTCATGACTGTCCCCCGTTCAGTGGAGTCGGGTAGGAGGTGCCGATCCACGCCTCGTCGATCCGCAGCCGCTTGTAGCGGGTCGTGTCGGTGGAGGCGGCCCAGGTGGAGTCGACCTCGAGGCGGACGTAGCGGGCGTCGACGGCCGTGAGGTCGATTCCCTGTATTCCACGCCGGCTTGCCAGCCGGCCTGTCTTCACGGCGCCGCCCCAGGTCGAGCCGTCGTTGCTGACGAACACCTTGTAGTCCTTGATCCGCGCCGACTGCTCGGTGTCCGAGCGGGCGTACGCGACGGAGTCCTCGCGCTGGTTGAGCCCGATGTACTGGGCCTTCTTGGCCGAGCCGAGGTCGAAGGTGAGGCTGACCGGCAGGGTCTTGCCGTTGTCCCAGTAGGTTCCGTAGGCGCCGTCACCCGCCGCCGGACCGCCGTGGCCGCTCGCCGACGCGCTCGCGCTCACCGTGACGCCGGCGAGGACGCCCTGCCGGCCGGCCGTGGTGACCTTGAAGACGGTGTCGTACGGGTCCCAGCCGCCGAGGCCGCTCAGGGTCAGTACGCCGCCCGACTGCGACCAGGAGACCGCCGCTCCGGTACGGAGGTCGGTGACGGCGGAGATGCGGTAGCCGTTGTCCCGGATGCGCAGCACGTCCGTGCTGGGCGGGGTCAGGACGTGCACGTACTGGCGGTTGGGGTCGGTCTTGGCGACGGTGGTGACGCCGTGGGCTCCGTCGTTCCAGAAGCCGGGTTTCAGACCGCCGTACAGGTAGCCGCCGCCCTCGGTGCCGTGCAGGGACTCCCAGATGGGGTCGAGGTAGGAGTCGGCGAAGGTGTTGAAGGAGGCCTGGTTGGCCGGGAATCTGCCGTTGACCTGGGCGGTCTCGGCCATCAGTGCCTTCACGGAGGAGCCGGCGTTGGTGACGAGCCGGCCGAGGGTGAGCATACGGTCGACGGAGGGGTCCGAGCCGTCGTACCACCAGGCGCCGGACGAGGGGAGCTTGAAGTCGGCTTCGGTCAGCCGGGGCTGTGCGGTGTATACAGCCTGCGGGTAATCGTATGCGGGCGACATTCCCGTCTTCTGCTCGTTGCTGATCATGTCCATGATCGGCGTGTCCTCGTTGTTGTTGCTGAGGGTGTAGCCCGGCCGCTTCTGCTGGATCTGCGCGTAGAGGTCGTGGCTCTCCCAGTACGCGTTGTCGTTGTCGATCCAGAAGCCGCCGAGGTCCGGATAGCGGTCCATGACCTCGAAGAAGTTGTCGTAGCCGAACCGCCCGAAGCCCTCTCGGGTGGTCAGGTCGACGTTCGTGCCCTTGTAGGCCGAGTACGCGGACGAGTCGAGCCACTCGTGGCCGCCCTCGTCGTGCCACTGGGGATCGTCGGTCATGTACAGGATGACCTTCAGCCCCTTGGCCTTCGCGGCGGTGATCAGCTCGCCGACGAAGTCCCGCTTGGTGGAGCAGGAGCCCGGGATCCTGGACGGCCAGGGGCGGGCGTAGCCCAGGCGGCTGTGGAAGGTGGCGAGGACGAGGTACTGCGTGTGCAGTTTCTGCGCCTCCTTCACCCAGTAGTCGGGCGTCCAGCCGCCGCCGGTGACGTCGTTCTCCCAGGCGGTGCAGCTGGTGTGGGCGGGCGCGGTGCGCAGGCCCCAGTGCAGGAAGAGGCCGCCGACGGAGGCGCGCAGGAAGTCCTGGCGGGGATTGTCCAGGTCGAGTGGCCCGGCCGCCGCGGTGCCGCAGTCCTCGCTCGACCCGACGGCCGACACCCGCGGTGCGCCGCCGGAGGTGGTGTGACTGTCCGTCAGGCAGTACCCGGTGACGTTCTGGAAGCCCGCGTCGAACGGCGCGTCGGTGCCGCGACCGGCGGTGAACCGGGTGAAGCGGATGCCGTCGGCCGCGTTGGCGATGACGGCCGGCCGGCCGTCGTTCGCGGCGAACTTCACCGAGCTGTCGGTGAACCGCACGTGGTCCGCGTTGTGGAGGTACCAGCCGTAGGCCGGGCGGGTGCCGATGGTCTTGGGGTTGTAGTCGTTCGGGTCGTTGCCGGGGACCGCGGTGGACATGGTGCCGTTGCCGCCCGGGACCGTGATGTCGACGTTCGTGAAGGTGACGCCGTCGATGCGGTGGCCGGTCTCGCCCCACAGGGTCGGGCTGAAGGAGGGGCTGCTGCCGGTGGCGGTGATGTTGTCGTAGGTGATGTCGCTGATCGATCCGACACCGGGGCTGTTGCCGCAGCGTTTGCGGGTACCGATCTTCTGCATGATCGGTGAGTGGACGTTCGTCATCGTGATGTCGCGGTAGTGGACGTCCGAGATGTTCGCGCCGTCCATCGACACCATGCCGAGGCCCGACTTGTCGGCGCCCTCGATGCGGATGTTCTCGAACCGGTAGTCGGAGAAGTCGCCGCAGGTCTCGGAGCCGAACATCAGCGCGTTGCAGCAACGGGCCGACAGATAGCTGTCGTTGACGCGGACCTGGCCGTTGGCCAGCTTGGCGCCGAGGGCGTAGTCGCTCTTGAAGACCAGGGCGTCGTCGTTGGCCTTGATGGAGGCGTCGGTGATCGTGACGCCGGTCGTGGAGATGATGTTCCAGCCGTCGCGGTCGCTCGCGGTGTCGATGGTCAGGCGGTCGGAGGTGACGTTCCGGCAGCCGTTGATCAGGGCGGCGAAGTGACCGCCACGGCGGAGCGTGAGGCCGTCACCGATCCGGAGTCCGTCGCACCGGGTCAGCGAGATGATCTTGTCGGCCTCGCCGGACTTCGGGTTCCCGGTGATCAGGTTGCCCATGCCGTCGATGACGCCCTCGCCGACGAACCCGATGTCGGTCAGCCGGTCGCCGTGGATCATCGCGTCGCGGAAGTGGCTGTGTCCGTAGTCCTGGTAGGCGTCGTACGGGTTGGACTCGGCCTTGTCGTAGGTGTCCGCGCTGGAGCCCTGGATCGTGGCGCCCTTGTCGACCTGGAGCGTCACATGGCTCTTCATGTGGATGGTGTTCTTGGACTTGTAGGTGCCGGACCGGAAGCGGACCGTGCCGGCGCCGGCCGAACTCGCGGCGTCGATCGCCTTGTTGACGGCGGGGGTGTCGTTGGTGGAGCCGTCGCCCTTGGCGCCGTAGTCACGCACGTCGAAGACGGCGGCCGCGCGCGGGGCGGGAGACGGGACGGAGGGCGGGGCCGCGAGGGCCACGGGCTGGGTGAGTCCGAGGACGACGGCGAGGACGAACAGGACGATCGCCCCTGCCCTGCGCCCGGAAACGGTGGGGGGTTTCACGGTGACGGCTCCTCAACCGAGCTGGTAGCCGCGAAGGTTGGTGAGCAGGAGGTAGGTGTCCTGCAGAGAGCCGGAGGTGTCGCCGAGGGAGCGGTAGATGCCCCACTTCGGGCGCACCCGGTCGGCCAGGAAGGTGTCGACACCGGTCTTCGACGCGTCGATGACGGTCGAACCGCCGCTCTTGAGGATCCAGCGGACCGAGCCCGCCGAGCCGTTGCCGACCTTGATCTGGAAGTCGACGTCGGTCCACTTGTCGTGCAGGGGGTCGAGGTCGGTGCGGCCGACGAGGATGTCGTCGATGGCGAGCTTCAGCTCGATGGTCTGTTTGCCGTTCACCCGGCGCAGCGACTGCACGACGATCGGGGAGGTGCCGCTCCCGGGCTGCTTCATCTGCATGATGTGCGTGAAGGTGGTGGTCGCCTTCAGGGAGCTCGGGATGTACATCGAGTACGTGACGCGCCAGGTCTGGCCCGAGGTCCACTTGAGGTAGTTGCTGCCGCTGCCGTTGCGCAGTCCGGTGACCTCCTGGCGCTGGCGGTCGGTGGACGTGTCGCGGTCGACGGTGTGCATGGTGAAGCGCCAGTTGTTGCCGGTGGCGTAGATGTGCGGGTGCCCGGCGGGGTGCGAGTCCGCGCGGTCGTCCTCGATCGTCTCGAAGGCGCCGAGGCCGTCTCCGCTCGCGGACGGGGCCCACTTCTGCTGCCAGGAGGCGGCCTGGGCCGTGGTCGCGGCCGGCAGGCCGACCGCGGCTGCCGCCGCGCCGCCGAGTGCGGCGCCGAACAGCGCCCTTCTGGATGTGCTCATGACACTAATCACCTCGCAGTTGTTCGTTCATGATCAGGAAGGCACCCAGGCCGTGGAAGTCGTTCGTGGCCCGGCCGCGGGCGGCGTAGTAGGCGTAGTCGCCGACGTTCGTGCCGACGGAGATGTCGGCGAGCTCGGTCCGGCCGTCCGCGCCGGTCGAGAGTTTGGCCAGGACGCCCTGGTAACCCCGCCGGGCGACGGCCGCGTAGTGCGGGTCGAGGTAACCGCGCTGGGCGCCACGCGAGAGGGCGTAGGTGAACATGCTGGAGCAGGACGTCTCGGTCCAGTTGTCCTCGCGCCCGCCCTTGTCGATCACCTGGAACCAGCGTCCGGTCGCCGGGTCCTGGTATCTCTCCAGACCGGTGGCCAACTTCCTCAGAATTCCGAGGAGTTGCGCCCGGCGCGGATGGCTCGCGGGGATCGCGTCCAGGACGTTGACGATCGCCATGGAGTACCAGCCGACCGCACGGCACCAGTGCTCGGGGGCGAGCCCGGTCTGCGGATCGGCCCAGCCCACGCTCTTCGACTCGTCGTAGGCGTGCCGGAGCAGTCCGTTCGCGACCTGCAGATGACTGCCGTAGACGAGAAGCTGCTGCGCGGCCTCGTCGTTCGCGTAGGCGCTGTCGCCGAACTCCCTGCCGTACTCGACCAGGAACGGGTTCACCATGTAGACGCCGTCGGCCCAGAGTTGGTGGGCGCGACTGGCGGTGTCGGCGTGCCAGAAGCCGCCGTCGGCCGTGCGGGGATAGGTGTTCAGACGGTCGCGGATCTTCTTCGCCGCCCTGCGGTAGCGGTCCTGGCCCGTCTCGTGGTGCAGGATCACCAGCAGCCGGCCGGCCTGCATGCTGTCCAGGCTGTTGAAGGACTGCTCGATCGTGCCGTCGCTCTTCACGAAGCGGTCGACGTAGTCCTTGATGTAGGCGAGGTAGCGGGCTTCGTGGGTGCGCCGGTAGGTGAGGTACTGGCCGTAGAGGTAGAGGCCGACCGGGTACGACCAGCCGCCGATGGTGCTCGGGGTGTAGCGGGCCGTGGTCGAGTCGACGACGGCGACGGACCGGTCGGGGGCGGCGGCCGGGCGGCTCGCGGGCAGCGCGCTCGCTGCGGCGGCCGGGGGTGGGACGGCCGCCGGCAGAGCGGACAGGGTGACGGCGGCCAGGGCGGCGGCCGTCAGCGCCGGGGACAGGCGTCGGCGTCTCATGCTCCTCCCTCTCGACAGGGGGCGGGGACCTTGCCGGACCTTTTCATCGGATGTCTGGTGAACGAGATCTTCCGCCTACGGGGTCGGGGTCATGGTCTTGTTCAGAAGCGCGGACCTGCTTTCCGGAGCGGGGTGGGTACGGAAAGACCAGGCCAGCTCGGTACTCGTCATGTGTTCACATGGATGCACCGAGTTCAGTCACTCGTTCGACAGCGCCATACAGAGTTGCGTCATGATGCGTCGGGGTCAATGGTCCGGACCGATGACGTCGGATGCATTTCCGGCCAATCTCGCGTCCCCGGCACTGACCGGCCGGTCAGTCCCGACGGAATCCGCGGTCAGGAATGCATCACGGCCTGTGATCGTTGACTATGGGGCGTACACCCGACGACAACCGTAAGGATCAAGAGCTCGTGAGTAGCAAGGTCCCCCCGATCACCCTCAACAACGGCATCGAGATGCCCCAGCTGGGCTTCGGCGTCTGGCAGGTGCCGGACGACGAGGCGGAGCAGGCGGTCGCCACCGCGTTGGAGACCGGGTACCGCAGCATCGACACAGCGGCGATCTACGGCAACGAAGAGGGCACCGGCAAGGCCATCGCCGCCTCCGGCGTGCCCCGCGAGGACGTGTTCGTCACCACCAAGCTCTGGAACACCGACCAGGGCTACGACAGCACCCTGCGGGCGTTCGACACCTCGCTGGAGAAGCTCGGCCTGGACTACGTCGACCTGTACCTGATCCACTGGCCGGCGCCGGAGCGCGACAAGTACGTCGACACCTACAGGGCGTTCGAGAAGCTCCACGCCGACGGGCGTGTCCGCGCGATCGGTGTCTCCAACTTCGAGCCGGAGCACCTGAAGCGGCTCATCGCCGAGACGTCGATCGTCCCGGCGGTCGACCAGATCGAGCTGCACCCGCACCTCCAGCAGCGTGCGGCCCGTGAGTACCACGCGGAGCAGGGCATCGCGACCGAGGCCTGGTCGCCGCTCGGCTCCGGCAAGGGCCTCCTGGAGGTCCCGGCGATCGTCGCCATCGCCCAGAAGCACGGCCGCACCCCGGCCCAGGTGGTGCTGCGCTGGCACCTCCAGCTCGGCAACGTCGTGATCCCGAAGTCCGTGACGCCGTCCCGGATCAAGGAGAACATCGAGGTCTTCGACTTCAGCCTGGACGACGAGGACCTCGCGGCGATCAGCGCGCTGAACGAGGACCGTCGGCTGGGCCCCGACCCGTCGACGTTCAACGCGGGCTGACAGCAGCACCGATCGAGGCCGCTCACCCTCCGGGGCGGGCGGCCTCGGCCGTGCTCCCCACCGGACGCGGAGACGGCCCCGCGACGGTCGGCCGAGTTTCCGTGCGACACGCGTCGAGGGCTTGACGCGGACATGCGGACGGGGCCACCTTGTACGGCAACCCAGTAAGGAAACTTTCCTAACAGAAGGGTTCCCCCACCGTGCGCATACGAACACTGACCCTCGCCGCGGCCTCCGGGGCCGTACTCCTCGCCGCCGGCGTGCTGCCCGCACAGGCGTCCGGCACCGCGGGACCGGCGTCCACCCAGGAGGGCTCGGTCAGCGCGGCCGACCTGCTCGCCAAGGTGACGTCCTGTCAGCAGATCTCGAACGGCAAGTACCGCACCGACGAGGAGACGTCGGCCACCGTCCCCGTGTGCGGCAAGAACGGCGCGGTGTTCTGGAAGGCCGACATGGACATCGACTGCGACGGACAGCGCACCTCGAAGTGCAACGAGGACACCGACCCCTGGTACCAGGACGACACGGCGTTCCACCAGTCCAACGGCAAGCCCCTCAAGGCCGACTCACTGCCGTACGTCGTCGTGCCCAGCTCCAGCAGCACCTGGAACTACTCCGGCGCGGGCATCAAGGGCGGCGGCGTGGTCGCCGTGATCTACAACGGCAAGGTCGAGTACGCCGTCGTCGGCGACACCGGCCCCACGAAGATCATCGGCGAGGCCTCGTACGCCACCGCCCAGGCCCTCGGCATCGACAGCAACCCGGAGACCGGCGGCACCGACTCGGGCGTGACCTACATCCTGTTCAAGAACTCCCAGGTCTCCCCCATCGAGAGCCACAGCGCGGCGGTCACCCTCGGCGACCGGCTGGCGAAGCAGTTCCTGCAGAACAACTGAGGTAACAGGCAGGTCAGTTGGGCTGTCCGAGCGGCCGTACGACGACGGTGTTGACGTCGACGCCGTCGGGCTGCCGGATGGCCCACACGACCGAGTCGGCGATCTGGTCGGCGGTCAGGAGACGGCCCGGGGGCAGGCTGCCGGTGCTGTCCCAGAACGGCGTCTCCACCCGGCCCGGCGCGACCAGGGTCACCCCGATGCCGAACTCCGTGACCTGACGCCGGGTGTTCTCGGCGAGACCGGTCACCGCCCACTTCGTCGCCCCGTAGAGGTTGCCGGGCGTGGGCACGAAACCGGCGACACTGCCGATGAGGACGATCCGTCCGCGGCTCTCGCTGAGCGCGTCCACGGAGGCGCGGATCAGCAGCGCCGGACCGAGCACGTTCGTCAGCACCATCTCGGTCCACCCGGCGGGGTCACCGTCGGCGACCGAGTCGTGGGTGGCGAACCCGGCGTTGGCGACGACGGTGTCCAGTCGACCGAAGTCCTTGAGTGTACGGTCGACCGCCGACTGTATGTCGGCGTACTCGGCCGCGTTCCCGACGAGCGTCAACAGGCCCTCGGGGTTGCCGAGTTCCTCGGCGAAGGCGCGCAGCCGCGCCTCGCCGCGGCCGGTGACGGCCACCCGCTGTCCGGCGTCGAGCAGGTGCCGCGCGACGGCGGCACCGATGCCGCTGCCACCACCGGTGATGAGTGCGACCGGAGAGTCGGTCATGGTTTCCCCCTGTGCTCGGTCGGAACAACGGCGGGCAGTCCATCACTTGGAGCGCTCTCGATGTCAAGGGCCACAGGTCCGGCGGTAGGCGGCCGAGGGGAAGTGGAAGCGCCACTCGGCCTCGGTCAGTCCGCCCTCGGCCCGTGCGCACACCTCGGCGGCGGCCCGCACCGGCGCCGACGCCACCGTGCGGTCGGCGAGATGCGGGGTCGTGATGTGCAGGGCGCCGTGGCGCGCGGAGAAGCCGAGGGCGAGGACCGGGTCGTCCC
It includes:
- a CDS encoding glycoside hydrolase family 75 protein, with product MRIRTLTLAAASGAVLLAAGVLPAQASGTAGPASTQEGSVSAADLLAKVTSCQQISNGKYRTDEETSATVPVCGKNGAVFWKADMDIDCDGQRTSKCNEDTDPWYQDDTAFHQSNGKPLKADSLPYVVVPSSSSTWNYSGAGIKGGGVVAVIYNGKVEYAVVGDTGPTKIIGEASYATAQALGIDSNPETGGTDSGVTYILFKNSQVSPIESHSAAVTLGDRLAKQFLQNN
- a CDS encoding SDR family oxidoreductase is translated as MTDSPVALITGGGSGIGAAVARHLLDAGQRVAVTGRGEARLRAFAEELGNPEGLLTLVGNAAEYADIQSAVDRTLKDFGRLDTVVANAGFATHDSVADGDPAGWTEMVLTNVLGPALLIRASVDALSESRGRIVLIGSVAGFVPTPGNLYGATKWAVTGLAENTRRQVTEFGIGVTLVAPGRVETPFWDSTGSLPPGRLLTADQIADSVVWAIRQPDGVDVNTVVVRPLGQPN